DNA from Deltaproteobacteria bacterium:
GCCCCCGCCTTCGTGCTTTACCCGATCATGATCAACAAGAAACCTTTGGGTCTCATTTATGCGGACAGGAACCGCAAGGGACGCGTGCTCTCGGGAGACCAGCTTCATTACATGAAGACCCTGTGCAATCAGGCGGTCCTTGCCATGAAACAAATGCGGTTTCGGTCCTGACCCATGCTCCCTCCCAAGGCCGCCGGACAAGGTATGCCGGCCCTTATCCGGTTTTCTTCTTCACGAAGTAGAGGCACGGGGCACCCGAAGATGCACGGACTTCCGCGGCGGGAAGTGCCCGGCTCTTGAAACCAAGGGCTTTGCACCCGTACGGGAACCGTTTGTCCCAGGTAATGTAAAAATATTTGCAGTTTTTGCAGAAGATGAAGTCGGTGCCCTTAGGGTGGTTTTCTTCGCCATGAACCATGTTCATCTCCATAGGGCGATAAAGGCCTTTCACCTCGGGTATTTTCCCCTCCTCTAACGATTTCCGTTGATTTATCCCCAAGGGTTCGATTATAGGGGAAAAGGCGAAAAGTTGGTGAGGGATATCATGCCCAAGACGAAAATCGTATGCACTATCGGGCCCTCGAGCGTCGCCCCCGGGATCCTGCGGCAGCTTATCAGGGAAGGCATGACCGTGGCCCGCCTGAACTTCTCCCACGGGACACCCCAAGAGCACGAAGAAAGGGTCCGGGTCCTGCGCCGGCTGTCGGAAGAAGAGGGCCGGCCCGTGGCGGTACTCCAGGATCTCGCAGGGCCGAAGATCAGGGTAGGCTGGATTCCGGATCCGGGTATCCGTCTCGAACCCGGCGACACCCTCATCCTGACGGGCCAGGAAGGGGCTGAGGCCGCTGAAGGCAAGGTACCCCTTTCTTTCCCGGATCTTCCGCGTCAAGTGGGTCCCCAAGCCCGACTTCTCCTGGCTGATGGTACCATGGAAGTCATCGTGAGGGAAGTGCGTGGGAAGGATATCCACTGCGAGGTGGTGACCGGCGGCCTTCTCACTTCCCACAAGGGGATCAATCTCCCGGATGGAACCTTGGATGTTCCTTCACTTACCGACAAGGATATCGAGGATCTGGGCTTCGGGCTTGAAATAGATGTGGACTTCGTGGCCCTCTCATTTGTGCGTAGCGCGGAGGATATTCTGCGCGCCAGGGCCGTTATTTCTCAAAAGGGTGATAGAGATGTTCCCCTGATCGCCAAGATCGAAAAACATGAGGCCATCCGGAATCTGGACGAGATCATCGAGGCAGCCGATGGAATAATGGTGGCAAGGGGGGACTTAGGGGTCGAAATCCCCCTGGAGGAGGTCCCGAACGTCCAGAAACAGATCATCAGGAAGGCCAACCTTGCAGGAAAACCTGTCATCACCGCCACCCAGATGCTTCGTTCCATGGTGGATTCCCCCCGGCCCACCCGGGCCGAGGCCACGGATGTGGCCAATGCCGTCCTGGACGGAACCGATGCGGTCATGCTTT
Protein-coding regions in this window:
- a CDS encoding uracil-DNA glycosylase; amino-acid sequence: MVHGEENHPKGTDFIFCKNCKYFYITWDKRFPYGCKALGFKSRALPAAEVRASSGAPCLYFVKKKTG
- the pyk gene encoding pyruvate kinase → MPKTKIVCTIGPSSVAPGILRQLIREGMTVARLNFSHGTPQEHEERVRVLRRLSEEEGRPVAVLQDLAGPKIRVGWIPDPGIRLEPGDTLILTGQEGAEAAEGKVPLSFPDLPRQVGPQARLLLADGTMEVIVREVRGKDIHCEVVTGGLLTSHKGINLPDGTLDVPSLTDKDIEDLGFGLEIDVDFVALSFVRSAEDILRARAVISQKGDRDVPLIAKIEKHEAIRNLDEIIEAADGIMVARGDLGVEIPLEEVPNVQKQIIRKANLAGKPVITATQMLRSMVDSPRPTRAEATDVANAVLDGTDAVMLSEETAAGAYPVESVRFMVRILESAENHFPHDRFLAMMPRKEVSEAVAHASCLLAEHLEAAAIVAPTRSGLTARNICRFRPVRPLLALSPSPRTVRRLCLYWGCIPRLVPSSGDTDEMIRTAAEAALESGLAGRGERVVITSGHPVWVAGTTNMVRIKTL